From Onychostoma macrolepis isolate SWU-2019 chromosome 19, ASM1243209v1, whole genome shotgun sequence, a single genomic window includes:
- the LOC131526354 gene encoding nucleoside diphosphate kinase B isoform X1 codes for MCASSAPPPQPRLYELCGDASLFRSPRLASASSDPLHRSSSSSVRTMAAKTERTFIAIKPDGVQRGLIGDIIKRFEQKGFRLVALKFLQASEDLLKQHYIDLKDRPFYPGLVKYMGSGPVAAMVWEGLNVVKTGRVMLGETNPADSKPGTIRGDFCIEVGRNIIHGSDSVDSANKEISLWFKPEELVSYKSCAQSWIYE; via the exons aTGTGTGCGTCATCAGCCCCGCCCCCGCAGCCGCGTTTATATGAGCTCTGCGGCGACGCGTCGCTCTTCcgctcgcctcgcctcgcctctgCGTCCTCAGATCCGCTCCACAGAAGCTCCAGCTCATCCGTcag AACTATGGCTGCCAAAACCGAGCGCACCTTCATTGCCATCAAACCGGACGGCGTCCAGAGAGGCCTGATCGGAGACATCATCAAGCGCTTCGAGCAGAAGGGCTTCAGGCTGGTGGCCTTGAAGTTTCTCCAG GCGTCTGAGGACCTGCTGAAGCAGCATTACATCGACCTGAAGGACCGGCCGTTCTACCCAGGACTGGTGAAGTACATGGGCTCCGGGCCGGTGGCTGCGATG gtgtgGGAGGGTCTGAATGTTGTGAAGACGGGAAGAGTGATGCTGGGAGAGACCAACCCTGCGGACTCCAAACCCGGCACCATCAGGGGAGACTTCTGCATTGAAGTGGGCAG GAACATCATCCACGGCAGTGACTCTGTGGACAGTGCAAATAAAGAGATCAGCTTGTGGTTCAAGCCTGAGGAGCTGGTGTCTTACAAGAGCTGTGCTCAAAGCTGGATCTATGAGTAA
- the LOC131526354 gene encoding nucleoside diphosphate kinase B isoform X2, whose translation MAAKTERTFIAIKPDGVQRGLIGDIIKRFEQKGFRLVALKFLQASEDLLKQHYIDLKDRPFYPGLVKYMGSGPVAAMVWEGLNVVKTGRVMLGETNPADSKPGTIRGDFCIEVGRNIIHGSDSVDSANKEISLWFKPEELVSYKSCAQSWIYE comes from the exons ATGGCTGCCAAAACCGAGCGCACCTTCATTGCCATCAAACCGGACGGCGTCCAGAGAGGCCTGATCGGAGACATCATCAAGCGCTTCGAGCAGAAGGGCTTCAGGCTGGTGGCCTTGAAGTTTCTCCAG GCGTCTGAGGACCTGCTGAAGCAGCATTACATCGACCTGAAGGACCGGCCGTTCTACCCAGGACTGGTGAAGTACATGGGCTCCGGGCCGGTGGCTGCGATG gtgtgGGAGGGTCTGAATGTTGTGAAGACGGGAAGAGTGATGCTGGGAGAGACCAACCCTGCGGACTCCAAACCCGGCACCATCAGGGGAGACTTCTGCATTGAAGTGGGCAG GAACATCATCCACGGCAGTGACTCTGTGGACAGTGCAAATAAAGAGATCAGCTTGTGGTTCAAGCCTGAGGAGCTGGTGTCTTACAAGAGCTGTGCTCAAAGCTGGATCTATGAGTAA